The following coding sequences lie in one Rutidosis leptorrhynchoides isolate AG116_Rl617_1_P2 chromosome 4, CSIRO_AGI_Rlap_v1, whole genome shotgun sequence genomic window:
- the LOC139844524 gene encoding probable methyltransferase PMT2, with the protein MATKGNTGDSRTRSSITIFIVIGLCCFFYLLGAWQRSGFGKGDSIALEMTKTSADCNILPNLNFETHHSGDAGIVDQSKSKVKDFKPCSAKYTDYTPCHDQKRAMTFPRHDMIYRERHCPPQEEKLKCLIPAPKGYVTPFSWPKSRDYVPFANAPYKALTVEKAIQNWIQYEGDVFRFPGGGTQFPQGADAYIDQLASVIPIANGTVRTALDTGCGVASWGAYLWKRNVVTMSFAPRDNHEAQVQFALERGVPAIVGVLGSIKMPFPSKAFDMAHCSRCLIPWGSNDGKYMMEVDRVLRPGGFWVLSGPPINWRNNYKSWQRPKEDLEEEQRNIEAVAKLLCWDKISESGETAIFQKKLNPESCRGSEDASGVTFCSQDPDDVWYKNMETCVTPGSSNADVEYKPFPERLNAIPPRIASGSVPGVSEDKYKEDNRQWKKHVSAYKRINRIIDSGRYRNIMDMNAGFGGFAAALDSPKLWVMNVVPTLADNTLGVIYERGLIGIYHDWCEAFSTYPRTYDLIHANGLFSLYKDKCDFEDILLEMDRILRPEGAVILRDEVDVLMNVKNIVGAMRWDTKLMDHEDGPLVPEKILVAVKRYWVVGSNSTSSR; encoded by the exons ATGGCAACAAAGGGGAATACAGGGGATAGCAGGACCAGGAGTTCGATAACGATATTCATAGTAATCGGTTTATGCTGTTTCTTTTATTTGTTGGGAGCATGGCAAAGGAGTGGTTTTGGAAAAGGTGATAGTATAGCTTTAGAGATGACTAAAACGAGTGCAGATTGCAACATTCTTCCAAATCTAAACTTTGAGACGCACCACAGTGGTGATGCCGGCATAGTTGACcagtcaaagtcaaaagtcaaagactTTAAACCATGCAGTGCTAAATATACCGATTATACCCCATGTCATGATCAGAAACGCGCCATGACGTTCCCTAGACACGATATGATTTATAGAGAACGACATTGTCCTCCTCAAGAAGAAAAATTGAAGTGTTTGATCCCGGCCCCTAAAGGCTACGTAACGCCGTTTTCGTGGCCTAAAAGTCGAGATTATGTTCCTTTTGCTAATGCACCGTATAAAGCGTTGACTGTTGAGAAAGCTATTCAAAACTGGATTCAGTATGAGGGGGATGTGTTTAGGTTCCCGGGTGGTGGGACCCAGTTTCCTCAAGGCGCGGATGCTTATATCGATCAACTTGCTTCTGTAATCCCAATTGCGAATGGGACAGTAAGGACTGCATTGGATACTGGTTGTGGG GTTGCTAGTTGGGGGGCGTACCTTTGGAAGAGAAACGTTGTAACCATGTCATTTGCACCTAGAGATAATCATGAAGCACAGGTTCAGTTTGCTCTTGAAAGAGGTGTACCCGCCATTGTTGGCGTTCTCGGCTCTATAAAAATGCCCTTTCCATCTAAAGCCTTTGACATGGCTCATTGCTCTAGGTGCTTAATCCCATGGGGATCAAACG ACGGGAAATATATGATGGAAGTTGATAGAGTTCTTAGACCGGGAGGATTTTGGGTGCTTTCGGGTCCTCCAATTAATTGGAGAAATAATTACAAATCTTGGCAGCGTCCAAAGGAGGATCTTGAGGAAGAACAAAGGAATATCGAAGCGGTTGCTAAGCTTCTTTGTTGGGATAAAATATCTGAAAGTGGAGAAACGGCTATTTTTCAGAAGAAACTAAATCCCGAATCATGTCGTGGATCAGAAGATGCTTCCGGAGTTACATTTTGCTCCCAAGATCCTGATGATGTTTG GTACAAGAACATGGAGACATGTGTAACTCCTGGCAGCTCAAATGCTGACGTGGAATACAAGCCGTTCCCTGAACGACTCAACGCAATCCCGCCACGAATTGCGTCTGGATCCGTTCCGGGGGTTTCGGAAGATAAATATAAGGAGGATAACAGACAGTGGAAGAAGCATGTAAGTGCTTATAAAAGAATCAATAGAATAATCGATTCCGGAAGGTACCGAAACATTATGGATATGAATGCCGGTTTTGGAGGGTTTGCTGCTGCCCTCGATTCTCCTAAGTTATGGGTTATGAATGTGGTCCCCACTTTGGCTGATAACACGCTTGGAGTTATATATGAACGTGGGCTTATTGGGATCTATCATGATTG GTGTGAAGCTTTCTCAACGTACCCCCGGACGTATGACCTCATTCATGCCAATGGTCTATTCAGCTTATACAAGGACAA ATGTGATTTTGAAGACATTCTTCTAGAGATGGATAGAATACTACGTCCAGAAGGTGCTGTTATATTGCGTGATGAAGTAGACGTACTTATGAATGTAAAAAACATCGTTGGTGCAATGAGATGGGACACAAAACTTATGGATCACGAGGACGGTCCCTTAGTTCCTGAGAAAATTCTAGTTGCAGTCAAACGATATTGGGTTGTCGGCTCTAACTCCACATCCTCACGCTAA